The following coding sequences lie in one Silvanigrella aquatica genomic window:
- a CDS encoding DUF1311 domain-containing protein — translation MKSLHYIIKYFLFFAVSSYCYDAMPIEEIDKKCKKIMLQSLPLEDTPSTTETKNLNQCISQNYYYGIGQSIDYERARKCAYIELKKSDLDIYRIQGAQILMMIYGNGYQVKKNIPLAKKFACQIDSAPAEKESRLTHLSQIEKTQNKIDICDDITSGLMMGVCTHLWDEIKSQDSTKEFKKLIGKWNNNQKNAYEKLNVIFNAFVNSHLSNEIDLSGSNRTALQIEEKSQLINHFQSSFLQFENKKFPLFSDNDFIQIDKKLNMVYSKIMKLKDPGYGTINRKGIKLTELNWIKYRDEFVKFATINYPKIKSAAWKAWLTQERISQLEQIYDQLNDKS, via the coding sequence ATGAAATCTTTACATTATATTATAAAATACTTTCTTTTTTTTGCAGTTTCATCATATTGCTACGATGCAATGCCAATAGAAGAGATTGACAAAAAATGTAAAAAAATCATGTTACAATCACTGCCCCTTGAGGACACTCCCTCTACCACAGAAACAAAAAATTTGAATCAATGCATTTCACAAAATTATTATTATGGCATTGGTCAATCGATTGATTATGAACGAGCACGCAAATGCGCTTATATTGAATTGAAAAAAAGTGACCTCGATATTTATCGCATTCAAGGCGCTCAAATACTTATGATGATTTACGGAAATGGATATCAAGTCAAAAAAAATATCCCATTAGCAAAAAAGTTTGCTTGTCAAATTGACAGCGCACCCGCTGAAAAAGAGTCTCGCTTAACGCATCTTTCGCAAATTGAAAAAACTCAAAATAAAATAGACATCTGCGATGATATTACGAGCGGCCTTATGATGGGTGTTTGTACACATTTATGGGATGAAATAAAAAGCCAAGATTCTACAAAAGAATTTAAAAAATTAATTGGAAAATGGAATAATAATCAAAAAAATGCTTATGAAAAACTCAATGTAATTTTTAATGCTTTTGTAAATTCCCATTTATCAAATGAAATTGATTTAAGTGGATCAAATCGAACGGCATTGCAAATTGAAGAAAAATCTCAGTTAATAAATCATTTCCAAAGTTCTTTTCTTCAATTTGAAAATAAAAAATTCCCTTTATTTTCTGACAATGATTTCATTCAAATAGACAAGAAACTAAATATGGTTTATTCTAAAATTATGAAATTAAAAGATCCTGGATATGGAACAATAAATCGGAAAGGAATTAAATTAACAGAATTAAACTGGATTAAATATCGCGATGAATTTGTTAAATTTGCTACAATAAATTACCCAAAAATAAAAAGCGCTGCTTGGAAAGCATGGCTAACTCAAGAGCGCATTTCTCAACTAGAACAAATTTATGATCAATTAAATGATAAATCTTAG